In Diabrotica undecimpunctata isolate CICGRU chromosome 4, icDiaUnde3, whole genome shotgun sequence, a single genomic region encodes these proteins:
- the LOC140439786 gene encoding uncharacterized protein, with amino-acid sequence MRRLSRWLQFVSRSGRCMLPFYFLSRITNFFISTTQIKDMSGNRFFRELEALEADEVFQLIEEIPSGEESEASEIDSDDDGREDEPPDDTNDESFVIEDDLQEIQNTAENEDTGTDIEIESSNQESSEDETGVNRKRKLTKKNTRHKYTKQR; translated from the exons ATGCGGCGACTTTCTCGGTGGCTTCAGTTTGTTTCAAGGAGCGGTAGATGTATGTTACCTTTTTACTTTTTGTCACGCATAacgaatttttttatttcaactacgCAAATAAAAGATATGTCAG gAAACCGTTTCTTTAGAGAGCTTGAAGCTCTCGAAGCTGATGAGGTATTTCAACTTATTGAAGAGATACCATCCGGAGAAGAATCAGAAGCTTCCGAAATAGATTCAGATGATGATGGACGAGAGGATGAACCTCCCGATGATACCAATGATGAATCATTTGTTATTGAAGATGATcttcaagaaatacaaaatactGCGGAAAATGAAGACACTGGTACGGACATTGAAATAGAATCAAGTAATCAAGAATCAAGTGAAGACGAAACTGGAGTCAATAGGAaaagaaaactaacaaaaaaaaatacaagacacaaatacacaaaacaaaggtaa